The following proteins are co-located in the Apium graveolens cultivar Ventura chromosome 5, ASM990537v1, whole genome shotgun sequence genome:
- the LOC141723349 gene encoding uncharacterized protein LOC141723349, translating into MMLHAKTESEGSTSSTPKSCHNQQQPPPLYYVISPPHDFSPPQTCSPLFSSSPVNSPLHPSRPSNSSNTSTRLHSHSSSYSSRVSAGFARKGYSTRKRSSWTESTIVIKEQQDFLFCDYQRCKCLIAIFALATVFALFCFIIWGASRPYHPHVSLKSLTVYNFYSGEGSDFSGVPTKMLTVNCSMKMSIINPATFFGIHVRSTTVNLIFSQITVATGQLQRKYLPRTSQRIMQVDMKGQRVPLYGAGASLPIMSDKPNSVPMKLDMEIISNGNVVGKLVKTNHIQHIICFLVITNSRNIEVIKFTEKSCIHD; encoded by the exons ATGATGTTACATGCAAAAACAGAATCGGAGGGATCAACAAGCTCTACACCGAAATCATGTCATAATCAACAACAACCTCCTCCCCTATACTATGTGATAAGCCCTCCTCATGATTTTTCCCCACCCCAGACTTGTTCACCTCTTTTTAGCAGCAGTCCTGTTAATTCTCCTCTGCACCCTTCCCGCCCTTCCAATTCTTCCAATACTAGTACCAGACTTCACTCTCATTCCTCCTCTTACAGTAGCAGAGTTTCTGCTGGTTTTGCAAGAAAAGGTTATTCCACTCGAAAGAGATCCAGCTGGACTGAATCTACTATTGTCATCAAAGAACAACAAGACTTCTTATTTTGTGATTATCAACGTTGCAAGTGTTTGATTGCTATTTTTGCTTTAGCTACTGTGTTCGCGCTGTTTTGTTTCATCATTTGGGGGGCTAGTAGGCCTTATCATCCTCATGTTTCTCTAAAG AGCTTGACGGTGTATAATTTCTATTCCGGGGAAGGATCAGATTTTTCTGGTGTGCCTACAAAGATGCTGACAGTAAACTGTTCAATGAAGATGAGCATTATTAACCCTGCAACATTCTTTGGTATTCATGTTCGTTCAACCACTGTAAATCTCATATTTTCTCAGATTACAGTGGCAACCGGTCAG CTGCAAAGAAAATACTTGCCAAGAACAAGCCAGAGGATTATGCAAGTAGACATGAAAGGGCAAAGGGTTCCTCTTTATGGGGCTGGAGCGAGCTTACCTATAATGTCAGATAAACCAAATTCGGTTCCAATGAAACTAGACATGGAAATAATATCGAATGGTAATGTGGTGGGAAAATTAGTGAAGACAAACCATATCCAGCATATTATTTGTTTCTTGGTCATCACAAATTCCAGAAACATTGAAGTTATTAAGTTTACAGAAAAATCATGTATACACGATTAA